The Cydia splendana chromosome Z, ilCydSple1.2, whole genome shotgun sequence genome window below encodes:
- the LOC134803924 gene encoding large proline-rich protein bag6-A isoform X1 translates to MIEFTIKTLDSTNHNFSVEDEITVQQLKEKVREQMGIDINLQRLIFCGRVLQDEKRLSDYDVNGKVVHLVQRAPPSPESRHSGYTAAGAGAAEGANANANQTRRPSPLASIIREEQASTSPTSGRLDFIRLMVSEIKTSLASLQAQAQAQAQAQTANGETSTENAAASGSGEGNVENMETDTAPSGAQEEGDSTLDEAGEAPPDSAARAQHARRRSYRAIRALRARHSRPRDLGQLMEELESLQEQFAPHRAQYTHLLMAANSAEPPIYTEEERQNAQRTVDIVSDIMHSFAHAYHAVSDINFQVGQRNPRLTSEASVMRHPLPMQQAHINVVQSNRRQPGQNGTVPTAGAGVGAGNAATGQAAPATTATATSATSVTSATVTSGSATATATSASAATPAPTATVTGNPTDAQPTAEPNAPGRNSTQPTVNINIQPDPITYQVEIETRVPIAFALENALLNGLTGAHGQVPASGVPPAQPNQPQQPQDGQPNQTSQGNQPQQPRRQVLFDFENLFRGLGQNGGLGGVEVVMSMEEIPNGQIVGSVPSAPAAGGAGARTEPALHGIGVQQADGGGNTPHIFGADIYLGGMPWGGAPSADLLQNIVSSVIRQGLLPGGEAVALQVAHAMPNAAPDQPQPQNGHTPSRHANLHLRRATTTTRAHAVTLNNFIYDRFLLCVSPHARRRLLRRREQQQHQAAAHARARADRAAAQNIEVLRERNPNFTQNHIQTMVDLLSSEPGRASFTNAFFVAVARHLFLTEPMQIVSGESALVPNEFQALRQMLRVYLQELLVRSGGVHSDHTFETVAGFLVEEQQDFLSRVETIVPLRSEFNFGASMRALIASRLPAIVASVMSDSATEAFVARFYAMFSHLFTDMCTLMAYCCRDGVDGLRTLFRAFLEEKVRDWGSEDVQQVLITLGMENLGVVINSLNAITPVDPIQQFVIRRAPAAAAAAPQEPSPMDVSPPASEACPNPAAPAAPATPVPTNASDVSSTTTDASEARASRPLSSSEAAPATEPQPSRSTPSQSSRASRPERESAPQRTSPDSQSNNLNFVPPMMLLQHWGEEWVPVFTRDQHNMNAAQEPYSDAYLSGMPSRKRRCVRQSRPPHTLESFINESVREASSRPAPVDSEAVRRAFREHMRTMARSRASSSEDYDPLRYASAARFLNSADTNKDPSKKSEDKS, encoded by the exons ATGATCGAGTTTACCATAAAAACCTTGGATTCAACAAATCACAACTTCTCAGTGGAAGATGAG ATCACCGTTCAGCAACTTAAGGAGAAAGTCAGGGAGCAAATGGGCATAGACATAAATCTACAGCGCCTCATATTTTGCGGGAGAGTACTGCAAGACGAAAAAAGATTATCAGATTATG acGTAAACGGCAAAGTAGTGCACCTCGTGCAGCGCGCGCCGCCGAGCCCCGAGTCGCGCCACTCCGGCTACACCGCCGCGGGCGCAGGCGCCGCCGAGGGCGCTAATGCTAACGCCAATCAGACTAGACGG CCTAGCCCACTAGCCAGTATCATCAGAGAAGAGCAGGCATCCACATCGCCAACGTCAGGCCGCCTCGACTTCATCCGCCTCATGGTGTCGGAAATCAAGACTTCTTTGGCGAGCCTCCAGGCTCAGGCCCAGGCACAGGCCCAAGCTCAGACTGCTAATGGAGAAACCAGCACA GAAAATGCGGCTGCGTCGGGTAGCGGCGAGGGCAATGTTGAAAACATGGAAACAGATACCGCACCCAGCGGCGCCCAGGAAGAG GGTGACTCCACACTGGATGAAGCCGGCGAAGCGCCGCCAGATTCGGCGGCGCGAGCACAGCACGCCCGTCGCAG AAGCTACCGCGCAATCCGCGCTCTCCGCGCGCGGCACTCGCGGCCCCGCGACCTCGGGCAGCTCATGGAGGAGCTGGAGTCGTTGCAGGAGCAGTTCGCGCCGCACCGCGCGCAGTACACGCACCTGCTCATGGCCGCTAACAGTGCCGAG CCGCCGATCTACACCGAGGAGGAACGCCAGAACGCGCAGCGAACCGTCGACATTGTGTCCGACATTATGCACAGCTTCGCTCACGCGTACCACGCCGTCAGCGACATCAACTTCCAGGTCGGCCAGCGGAACCCGCGCCTCACCTCCGAGGCGTCCGTTATGCGACACCCGCTACCCATGCAG CAGGCGCACATTAACGTGGTTCAGTCTAACCGCCGCCAGCCGGGGCAGAACGGCACCGTTCCGACGGCCGGCGCCGGCGTAGGCGCGGGCAACGCCGCCACCGGTCAAGCCGCACCCGCTACTACCGCCACTGCCACCAGCGCCACAAGCGTCACGAGCGCCACCGTCACCAGCGGCTCGGCCACAGCCACCGCCACCAGCGCTAGCGCCGCGACCCCCGCGCCCACCGCCACCGTCACTGGCAACCCGACTGACGCTCAGCCAACCGCTGAACCAAACGCACCAGGCAGAAACTCCACTCAGCCTACCGTCAACATAAACATACAACCTGATCCCATCACGTACCAAGTGGAAATCGAGACCAGGGTGCCGATAGCGTTCGCTCTAGAGAATGCCTTGTTAAACGGGCTGACTGGCGCACACGGGCAAGTGCCTGCCAGTGGCGTCCCGCCGGCCCAGCCCAACCAGCCGCAACAACCGCAGGACGGCCAGCCCAACCAGACAAGCCAGGGCAATCAGCCACAACAACCTAGGCGTCAAGTGCTCTTTG ATTTTGAGAATTTGTTCCGTGGCCTAGGCCAGAACGGCGGTCTGGGAGGTGTGGAGGTGGTAATGAGTATGGAGGAGATCCCCAACGGTCAGATAGTGGGGTCGGTGCCCTCGGCGccggcggcgggcggcgcgggcgcgcgcACAGAGCCCGCGCTGCACGGCATCGGCGTGCAGCAAGCAGACGGCGGAGGTAATACTCCTCACATCTTCGGAGCTGAca TCTACCTAGGCGGTATGCCGTGGGGCGGTGCCCCGAGCGCGGACCTGCTGCAGAACATCGTGTCGTCGGTGATCCGACAAGGCCTGCTGCCGGGCGGCGAGGCCGTCGCGCTGCAGGTGGCGCACGCCATGCCCAACGCCGCGCCCGACCAGCCGCAGCCGCAGAACGGACACACTCCGAGCAGACACG CCAACCTGCACCTCCGCCGCGCCACGACCACGACCCGCGCGCACGCCGTCACCCTCAACAACTTCATCTACGACAGGTTCCTGCTGTGCGTCAGCCCGCACGCCCGCCGGCGCCTACTTAGACGCAG GGAGCAGCAGCAGCACCAGGCGGCCGCGCACGCGCGCGCCCGAGCCGACCGCGCCGCCGCGCAGAACATTGAGGTCCTACGCGAAAGAAACCCCAACTTCACACAG AACCACATTCAGACCATGGTAGACTTGCTGAGCAGCGAGCCTGGGCGCGCTTCGTTTACAAACGCCTTCTTCGTGGCCgtt GCCCGCCACCTGTTCCTCACGGAGCCGATGCAGATCGTGTCGGGCGAGTCGGCGCTGGTGCCCAACGAGTTCCAGGCGCTGCGCCAGATGCTGCGCGTGTACCTGCAAGAGCTGCTGGTGCGCTCCGGCGGCGTGCACAGCGACCACACCTTCGAGACCGTCGCCGGCTTCCTTGTCGAGGAGCAGCAGGACTTCCTCTCAAGAGTG GAAACCATTGTCCCGCTGCGTTCCGAGTTCAACTTCGGAGCGTCGATGCGCGCGCTAATCGCCTCGCGGCTGCCGGCGATCGTGGCGTCGGTCATGTCCGATTCCGCCACGGAGGCGTTCGTGGCGCGCTTCTACGCCATGTTCTCGCATCTCTTCACCGATATGTGCACGCTCATGGCGTACTGTTGCCGCGACGGTGTGGACGGACTGCGCACGCTGTTTAGAGCTTTCCTG gaAGAGAAAGTACGTGATTGGGGCAGCGAAGACGTCCAACAAGTGCTAATCACACTTGGCATGGAGAACCTCGGCGTTGTGATTAACAGCCTGAACGCCATCACACCGGTCGACCCCATACAGCAGTTCGTTATACGACGTGCGCCCGCT GCTGCCGCAGCGGCGCCTCAAGAGCCGAGCCCGATGGACGTGTCCCCTCCGGCGTCCGAGGCGTGCCCTAACCCCGCCGCGCCCGCGGCGCCGGCGACCCCGGTGCCCACAAACGCCTCCGACGTCTCGAGCACCACGACGGATGCCAGCGAGGCCCGCGCCTCCCGCCCGCTCTCTAGCAGCGAGGCGGCACCGGCCACTGAGCCACAGCCTTCGCGCTCTACACCTAGCCAGAGTTCAAG AGCGAGCCGACCGGAGCGTGAGTCTGCCCCTCAAAGGACATCTCCCGACTCACAGTCTAACAACCTAAACTTC GTACCGCCAATGATGTTGCTACAGCACTGGGGCGAAGAATGGGTGCCGGTGTTCACTCGCGACCAACACAACATGAACGCGGCCCAGGAGCCGTACAGCGACGCCTACCTCTCGGGCATGCCGAGCCGCAAGCGGCGCTGCGTGCGCCAGTCGCGGCCCCCACACACGCTCGAGTCATTCATCAACG
- the LOC134803924 gene encoding large proline-rich protein bag6-A isoform X2 produces the protein MIEFTIKTLDSTNHNFSVEDEITVQQLKEKVREQMGIDINLQRLIFCGRVLQDEKRLSDYDVNGKVVHLVQRAPPSPESRHSGYTAAGAGAAEGANANANQTRRPSPLASIIREEQASTSPTSGRLDFIRLMVSEIKTSLASLQAQAQAQAQAQTANGETSTENAAASGSGEGNVENMETDTAPSGAQEEGDSTLDEAGEAPPDSAARAQHARRRSYRAIRALRARHSRPRDLGQLMEELESLQEQFAPHRAQYTHLLMAANSAEPPIYTEEERQNAQRTVDIVSDIMHSFAHAYHAVSDINFQVGQRNPRLTSEASVMRHPLPMQQAHINVVQSNRRQPGQNGTVPTAGAGVGAGNAATGQAAPATTATATSATSVTSATVTSGSATATATSASAATPAPTATVTGNPTDAQPTAEPNAPGRNSTQPTVNINIQPDPITYQVEIETRVPIAFALENALLNGLTGAHGQVPASGVPPAQPNQPQQPQDGQPNQTSQGNQPQQPRRQVLFDFENLFRGLGQNGGLGGVEVVMSMEEIPNGQIVGSVPSAPAAGGAGARTEPALHGIGVQQADGGVYLGGMPWGGAPSADLLQNIVSSVIRQGLLPGGEAVALQVAHAMPNAAPDQPQPQNGHTPSRHANLHLRRATTTTRAHAVTLNNFIYDRFLLCVSPHARRRLLRRREQQQHQAAAHARARADRAAAQNIEVLRERNPNFTQNHIQTMVDLLSSEPGRASFTNAFFVAVARHLFLTEPMQIVSGESALVPNEFQALRQMLRVYLQELLVRSGGVHSDHTFETVAGFLVEEQQDFLSRVETIVPLRSEFNFGASMRALIASRLPAIVASVMSDSATEAFVARFYAMFSHLFTDMCTLMAYCCRDGVDGLRTLFRAFLEEKVRDWGSEDVQQVLITLGMENLGVVINSLNAITPVDPIQQFVIRRAPAAAAAAPQEPSPMDVSPPASEACPNPAAPAAPATPVPTNASDVSSTTTDASEARASRPLSSSEAAPATEPQPSRSTPSQSSRASRPERESAPQRTSPDSQSNNLNFVPPMMLLQHWGEEWVPVFTRDQHNMNAAQEPYSDAYLSGMPSRKRRCVRQSRPPHTLESFINESVREASSRPAPVDSEAVRRAFREHMRTMARSRASSSEDYDPLRYASAARFLNSADTNKDPSKKSEDKS, from the exons ATGATCGAGTTTACCATAAAAACCTTGGATTCAACAAATCACAACTTCTCAGTGGAAGATGAG ATCACCGTTCAGCAACTTAAGGAGAAAGTCAGGGAGCAAATGGGCATAGACATAAATCTACAGCGCCTCATATTTTGCGGGAGAGTACTGCAAGACGAAAAAAGATTATCAGATTATG acGTAAACGGCAAAGTAGTGCACCTCGTGCAGCGCGCGCCGCCGAGCCCCGAGTCGCGCCACTCCGGCTACACCGCCGCGGGCGCAGGCGCCGCCGAGGGCGCTAATGCTAACGCCAATCAGACTAGACGG CCTAGCCCACTAGCCAGTATCATCAGAGAAGAGCAGGCATCCACATCGCCAACGTCAGGCCGCCTCGACTTCATCCGCCTCATGGTGTCGGAAATCAAGACTTCTTTGGCGAGCCTCCAGGCTCAGGCCCAGGCACAGGCCCAAGCTCAGACTGCTAATGGAGAAACCAGCACA GAAAATGCGGCTGCGTCGGGTAGCGGCGAGGGCAATGTTGAAAACATGGAAACAGATACCGCACCCAGCGGCGCCCAGGAAGAG GGTGACTCCACACTGGATGAAGCCGGCGAAGCGCCGCCAGATTCGGCGGCGCGAGCACAGCACGCCCGTCGCAG AAGCTACCGCGCAATCCGCGCTCTCCGCGCGCGGCACTCGCGGCCCCGCGACCTCGGGCAGCTCATGGAGGAGCTGGAGTCGTTGCAGGAGCAGTTCGCGCCGCACCGCGCGCAGTACACGCACCTGCTCATGGCCGCTAACAGTGCCGAG CCGCCGATCTACACCGAGGAGGAACGCCAGAACGCGCAGCGAACCGTCGACATTGTGTCCGACATTATGCACAGCTTCGCTCACGCGTACCACGCCGTCAGCGACATCAACTTCCAGGTCGGCCAGCGGAACCCGCGCCTCACCTCCGAGGCGTCCGTTATGCGACACCCGCTACCCATGCAG CAGGCGCACATTAACGTGGTTCAGTCTAACCGCCGCCAGCCGGGGCAGAACGGCACCGTTCCGACGGCCGGCGCCGGCGTAGGCGCGGGCAACGCCGCCACCGGTCAAGCCGCACCCGCTACTACCGCCACTGCCACCAGCGCCACAAGCGTCACGAGCGCCACCGTCACCAGCGGCTCGGCCACAGCCACCGCCACCAGCGCTAGCGCCGCGACCCCCGCGCCCACCGCCACCGTCACTGGCAACCCGACTGACGCTCAGCCAACCGCTGAACCAAACGCACCAGGCAGAAACTCCACTCAGCCTACCGTCAACATAAACATACAACCTGATCCCATCACGTACCAAGTGGAAATCGAGACCAGGGTGCCGATAGCGTTCGCTCTAGAGAATGCCTTGTTAAACGGGCTGACTGGCGCACACGGGCAAGTGCCTGCCAGTGGCGTCCCGCCGGCCCAGCCCAACCAGCCGCAACAACCGCAGGACGGCCAGCCCAACCAGACAAGCCAGGGCAATCAGCCACAACAACCTAGGCGTCAAGTGCTCTTTG ATTTTGAGAATTTGTTCCGTGGCCTAGGCCAGAACGGCGGTCTGGGAGGTGTGGAGGTGGTAATGAGTATGGAGGAGATCCCCAACGGTCAGATAGTGGGGTCGGTGCCCTCGGCGccggcggcgggcggcgcgggcgcgcgcACAGAGCCCGCGCTGCACGGCATCGGCGTGCAGCAAGCAGACGGCGGAG TCTACCTAGGCGGTATGCCGTGGGGCGGTGCCCCGAGCGCGGACCTGCTGCAGAACATCGTGTCGTCGGTGATCCGACAAGGCCTGCTGCCGGGCGGCGAGGCCGTCGCGCTGCAGGTGGCGCACGCCATGCCCAACGCCGCGCCCGACCAGCCGCAGCCGCAGAACGGACACACTCCGAGCAGACACG CCAACCTGCACCTCCGCCGCGCCACGACCACGACCCGCGCGCACGCCGTCACCCTCAACAACTTCATCTACGACAGGTTCCTGCTGTGCGTCAGCCCGCACGCCCGCCGGCGCCTACTTAGACGCAG GGAGCAGCAGCAGCACCAGGCGGCCGCGCACGCGCGCGCCCGAGCCGACCGCGCCGCCGCGCAGAACATTGAGGTCCTACGCGAAAGAAACCCCAACTTCACACAG AACCACATTCAGACCATGGTAGACTTGCTGAGCAGCGAGCCTGGGCGCGCTTCGTTTACAAACGCCTTCTTCGTGGCCgtt GCCCGCCACCTGTTCCTCACGGAGCCGATGCAGATCGTGTCGGGCGAGTCGGCGCTGGTGCCCAACGAGTTCCAGGCGCTGCGCCAGATGCTGCGCGTGTACCTGCAAGAGCTGCTGGTGCGCTCCGGCGGCGTGCACAGCGACCACACCTTCGAGACCGTCGCCGGCTTCCTTGTCGAGGAGCAGCAGGACTTCCTCTCAAGAGTG GAAACCATTGTCCCGCTGCGTTCCGAGTTCAACTTCGGAGCGTCGATGCGCGCGCTAATCGCCTCGCGGCTGCCGGCGATCGTGGCGTCGGTCATGTCCGATTCCGCCACGGAGGCGTTCGTGGCGCGCTTCTACGCCATGTTCTCGCATCTCTTCACCGATATGTGCACGCTCATGGCGTACTGTTGCCGCGACGGTGTGGACGGACTGCGCACGCTGTTTAGAGCTTTCCTG gaAGAGAAAGTACGTGATTGGGGCAGCGAAGACGTCCAACAAGTGCTAATCACACTTGGCATGGAGAACCTCGGCGTTGTGATTAACAGCCTGAACGCCATCACACCGGTCGACCCCATACAGCAGTTCGTTATACGACGTGCGCCCGCT GCTGCCGCAGCGGCGCCTCAAGAGCCGAGCCCGATGGACGTGTCCCCTCCGGCGTCCGAGGCGTGCCCTAACCCCGCCGCGCCCGCGGCGCCGGCGACCCCGGTGCCCACAAACGCCTCCGACGTCTCGAGCACCACGACGGATGCCAGCGAGGCCCGCGCCTCCCGCCCGCTCTCTAGCAGCGAGGCGGCACCGGCCACTGAGCCACAGCCTTCGCGCTCTACACCTAGCCAGAGTTCAAG AGCGAGCCGACCGGAGCGTGAGTCTGCCCCTCAAAGGACATCTCCCGACTCACAGTCTAACAACCTAAACTTC GTACCGCCAATGATGTTGCTACAGCACTGGGGCGAAGAATGGGTGCCGGTGTTCACTCGCGACCAACACAACATGAACGCGGCCCAGGAGCCGTACAGCGACGCCTACCTCTCGGGCATGCCGAGCCGCAAGCGGCGCTGCGTGCGCCAGTCGCGGCCCCCACACACGCTCGAGTCATTCATCAACG